A stretch of Burkholderia sp. HI2500 DNA encodes these proteins:
- a CDS encoding NAD-dependent succinate-semialdehyde dehydrogenase, producing the protein MHSRTNQAIDPSALRAQLRDGALLETRAWLASGWAEGTDGRSFPVTNPATGDILARVASLGAAEVEQAIAASALAQQAWQKRTSHERAKLLRAWYDLIVANADDLALIMTSEQGKPLAEARGEIMYAASFVEWFAEEAKRVYGDVIPHPQGDKRIVVIRQPIGVCAAITPWNFPAAMITRKVAPALAAGCSIIVRPADLTPLTALALAVLAERAGIPAGVLQVVCGPSREIGAVLTASPVVRKLSFTGSTEVGRVLMSQSSATIKRLSLELGGNAPFIVFDDADLDAAVEGAMASKYRNSGQTCVCANRFLVQAGIHDRFVDALTRRVQALKVGNGVEPGVQQGPLIQQSACDHLNQLIDDAVSKGARIVTGGKGHPLGGTFFEPTVIAGSTPAMRVAREELFGPVGPVFRFEDEAEAIAMANDTEYGLAAYLYTRDHGRIWRVGEALEYGMVGLNTGVISNEVAPFGGVKQSGLGREGSRYGIEEYLEIKYLCTQV; encoded by the coding sequence ATGCACAGCAGGACGAACCAAGCGATTGACCCTTCGGCGCTACGCGCCCAACTGCGAGATGGCGCGCTGCTGGAGACGCGAGCGTGGCTTGCGTCGGGATGGGCGGAGGGCACGGACGGCCGCTCGTTTCCCGTCACGAATCCGGCCACGGGTGACATCCTGGCCCGCGTGGCCAGCCTCGGCGCCGCGGAGGTCGAGCAAGCCATTGCCGCGTCGGCGCTTGCCCAACAAGCCTGGCAGAAGCGGACCAGCCACGAGCGCGCGAAGCTCCTGCGCGCCTGGTACGACCTGATCGTGGCGAATGCCGACGATCTCGCACTGATCATGACGTCGGAGCAGGGCAAGCCGCTGGCGGAAGCCCGCGGCGAAATCATGTATGCGGCTTCTTTCGTGGAGTGGTTCGCCGAAGAAGCGAAGCGAGTCTACGGCGACGTCATTCCGCACCCGCAAGGCGACAAGCGCATCGTCGTCATTCGTCAGCCGATCGGCGTGTGTGCCGCGATCACGCCGTGGAATTTTCCTGCCGCGATGATCACGCGCAAGGTCGCGCCGGCACTGGCCGCAGGCTGCTCCATCATCGTGCGCCCCGCGGACCTGACGCCGCTCACGGCGCTTGCGCTTGCCGTCCTGGCTGAGCGCGCGGGCATTCCGGCCGGTGTCCTTCAAGTGGTGTGCGGCCCGTCGCGCGAGATCGGCGCGGTGCTCACGGCCAGCCCGGTCGTGCGCAAGCTTTCGTTCACCGGCTCGACCGAAGTCGGCCGCGTGCTCATGAGCCAGTCGTCCGCGACGATCAAGCGACTCTCTCTCGAACTCGGCGGCAACGCACCTTTCATCGTGTTCGACGACGCGGATCTCGACGCCGCGGTTGAAGGTGCGATGGCGTCGAAGTACCGGAATAGCGGCCAGACCTGTGTATGCGCCAATCGCTTTCTCGTCCAGGCCGGCATTCATGACCGCTTCGTCGACGCACTCACCCGGCGAGTCCAGGCGCTCAAGGTAGGAAACGGCGTCGAACCGGGGGTGCAGCAGGGGCCGCTGATCCAGCAGTCCGCCTGCGACCACCTGAATCAGCTGATCGACGATGCCGTGAGCAAGGGCGCACGAATCGTCACGGGCGGGAAAGGCCATCCGCTTGGGGGCACGTTTTTCGAGCCGACCGTCATTGCCGGTTCGACGCCGGCCATGCGCGTCGCGCGCGAGGAGCTCTTCGGGCCCGTTGGCCCGGTGTTCCGCTTCGAGGATGAAGCGGAAGCGATCGCGATGGCCAACGACACCGAGTACGGGCTCGCCGCCTATCTCTATACACGCGACCACGGCCGCATCTGGCGTGTGGGCGAGGCACTCGAGTACGGCATGGTCGGCCTGAATACCGGCGTGATTTCCAACGAGGTCGCGCCGTTCGGCGGGGTCAAGCAGTCGGGCCTGGGCCGCGAGGGTTCCCGTTACGGCATCGAGGAATACCTGGAAATCAAGTACCTGTGCACCCAGGTCTAA
- a CDS encoding iron-containing alcohol dehydrogenase: MEMLPQSMLFETVPSILQEWGCARRLGQVMAAWTERRHVLIVTDAGLHKAGVLEPAKASLAAEGFRVAVFDEVVADPPENVVLRCVEFARSAEADVVIGLGGGSSMDIAKLAAVLTVSRQSIAEMYGIGNVQGARLPLVQIPTTAGTGSEVTNISIVSVNETTKMGIVARQLYADKVILDAELTVGLPRSHTAATGIDAMVHAIEAYTSKHKKNALSDALAREALRLLVSNLIPACENGADRRAREAMLLGATLAGQAFANAPVAAVHALAYPLGGHFHIPHGLSNALMLAPVLRFNAEAAASHYSELGDVVGAGGTGDATARTAAFIAFLEDLMDRSGAPRRLRDVGVTQASLPTLAADAMKQQRLLLNNPVVVTESDALRLYEQAY; this comes from the coding sequence ATGGAAATGCTCCCGCAGTCGATGCTCTTCGAAACTGTTCCGTCCATTCTCCAGGAATGGGGTTGTGCGCGCCGCCTGGGTCAGGTGATGGCGGCATGGACGGAGCGTCGCCATGTCCTGATCGTGACCGATGCAGGGCTGCACAAGGCCGGTGTGCTGGAACCGGCGAAAGCGTCGCTGGCGGCCGAGGGATTCCGCGTGGCGGTGTTTGACGAGGTCGTGGCCGACCCGCCGGAGAACGTGGTGTTGCGCTGCGTCGAGTTTGCACGCAGTGCCGAGGCGGACGTCGTGATTGGCCTGGGCGGCGGCTCGTCGATGGACATCGCAAAACTGGCCGCCGTGCTCACCGTGTCGCGGCAATCCATCGCGGAAATGTACGGAATCGGCAACGTTCAGGGCGCGCGCCTGCCGTTGGTGCAGATCCCGACGACGGCGGGTACTGGGTCGGAAGTCACCAACATTTCCATCGTTTCGGTTAACGAAACAACCAAGATGGGCATCGTTGCACGCCAGCTGTATGCCGACAAGGTGATCCTGGACGCCGAGCTGACGGTCGGTCTGCCACGCAGCCATACCGCAGCGACGGGCATCGACGCGATGGTTCACGCCATCGAGGCCTACACCAGCAAGCACAAGAAGAATGCCCTCTCCGACGCGCTCGCGCGTGAGGCGCTGCGATTGCTGGTGAGCAACCTGATCCCGGCTTGCGAAAACGGCGCGGACCGGCGCGCCCGCGAGGCCATGCTGCTGGGCGCCACGCTGGCGGGGCAAGCCTTCGCCAATGCCCCGGTGGCCGCGGTCCATGCACTGGCGTATCCGCTGGGGGGCCATTTCCATATCCCGCATGGCTTGTCCAACGCGTTGATGCTGGCGCCCGTGCTGCGTTTCAACGCCGAAGCGGCCGCTTCGCACTATTCGGAACTCGGAGACGTGGTAGGCGCGGGTGGAACGGGCGACGCCACGGCGCGCACGGCGGCGTTCATCGCGTTCCTGGAAGACCTGATGGACCGCTCCGGCGCGCCGCGACGACTGCGCGACGTGGGGGTCACGCAAGCGAGCCTGCCGACCCTCGCGGCCGATGCGATGAAGCAGCAGCGCTTGCTGTTGAACAATCCGGTCGTCGTCACGGAGTCGGACGCATTGCGTCTGTACGAACAGGCCTACTGA
- a CDS encoding flavin-containing monooxygenase, whose translation MNNVERIEHHEIVILGAGFGGLGMAARMKIAGIDDFVVLEKRPDLGGVWLDNSYPGAACDTESHLYCYSFHPHLRVSAMYAGRNELLHYLKSLATRFDLEEHLRFNLEIRSAEWDAEASLWRFALSDGSRMTARFFVPAWGQLNRPMIPAVRGLADFNGEYFHSAEWRHDVDLSGKRVASIGNAASAVQYVPLIAPKVDHLTVFQRSANWIMPRNQIVFSAEQLDAYEREPHLFEESRKSLHAFRESGFERTRMGSNAQQEGKSLALAHLHRQVPDPVLREKLTPDYEYACKRILRSDDYYPALMRDNVALETAGVESFVDEGIVTRDGRLLPFDVVVFGTGFESQAFQGSLQVRGTDRTLAQAWEDGPEAYLGMTVPGFPNMFMLYGPNTNLNHNSIVSMLEIQQNYIIDAIGGMASAGVKAVDVDRAVFDEYNDKLQSAMAGSAFSAGCSSWYKNAQGKVINNWPGTVDEYRAVTQWDQSVFAAI comes from the coding sequence GTGAACAATGTAGAAAGGATTGAGCACCACGAGATCGTTATCCTGGGTGCAGGCTTCGGAGGCCTCGGCATGGCCGCCCGCATGAAAATCGCAGGCATCGACGACTTCGTCGTGCTGGAGAAGCGTCCCGACCTCGGTGGTGTGTGGCTGGACAATTCGTATCCCGGCGCGGCATGCGATACCGAATCGCACCTGTACTGCTACAGCTTCCATCCGCATTTGCGCGTGAGCGCGATGTATGCCGGCCGCAACGAGCTGCTGCACTATCTGAAATCGCTTGCCACGCGGTTCGACCTCGAGGAACACCTGCGATTCAACCTCGAGATTCGCAGTGCAGAATGGGATGCAGAGGCAAGCCTCTGGCGGTTTGCACTGAGTGACGGCTCCCGGATGACCGCACGATTCTTCGTGCCGGCATGGGGGCAACTGAACCGGCCGATGATCCCCGCGGTTCGCGGCCTCGCGGATTTCAACGGCGAGTATTTCCACTCCGCCGAGTGGCGGCACGACGTGGACCTGAGCGGCAAGCGGGTGGCAAGCATCGGCAACGCGGCCAGCGCCGTGCAGTATGTGCCGCTCATCGCGCCGAAGGTCGATCACCTGACGGTATTCCAGCGAAGCGCGAACTGGATCATGCCGCGCAACCAGATCGTCTTCTCGGCGGAGCAGCTCGATGCCTACGAGCGCGAGCCCCATCTGTTCGAAGAAAGCCGGAAATCGCTGCACGCTTTCCGCGAGTCCGGGTTCGAGCGGACCCGGATGGGGTCCAACGCGCAGCAGGAAGGCAAGAGTCTCGCGTTGGCGCACCTTCATCGCCAGGTGCCCGACCCGGTACTGCGCGAGAAGCTGACGCCGGACTATGAATACGCGTGCAAACGGATTCTGCGATCGGACGACTACTACCCGGCGCTCATGCGCGACAACGTCGCGCTGGAGACGGCGGGGGTGGAATCGTTCGTCGACGAGGGCATCGTGACCCGGGACGGCCGCCTGCTTCCGTTCGACGTGGTCGTGTTCGGAACCGGATTCGAGAGTCAGGCTTTCCAGGGCAGCCTGCAGGTGCGCGGCACGGACCGCACGTTGGCCCAGGCGTGGGAAGACGGCCCGGAAGCGTATCTGGGCATGACCGTGCCGGGCTTTCCGAACATGTTCATGTTGTATGGGCCGAATACGAACCTGAACCACAACTCCATCGTATCGATGCTCGAGATCCAGCAGAACTACATCATCGACGCGATCGGCGGCATGGCTTCGGCCGGCGTGAAGGCCGTCGACGTCGATCGGGCCGTGTTCGACGAATACAACGACAAGCTGCAATCGGCGATGGCCGGCTCGGCGTTTTCGGCGGGCTGCTCGAGCTGGTACAAGAACGCGCAAGGCAAGGTGATCAACAACTGGCCGGGCACGGTGGACGAATACCGCGCCGTGACGCAATGGGATCAAAGCGTGTTCGCTGCGATCTGA
- a CDS encoding alpha/beta hydrolase → MTSVHWLPLTEVADDARDAVRAFRELGGRHYGSFSVDQSRVNFVRACELNGLAADEAVAHDDIDVPVADGSIRVRLYRPPGGERVEDKPLVVFIHGGGWVIGSVDTHDGICRHLARHGGCAVASVEYRLAPEHRWPVPLDDCERALDYLAANASALAIDASRVILAGDSAGGNMATLIANAASAAGPAIIGQVLFYPVTDLTASLPSYQRIQGGFPLVAESMRWFREHYVPAGTPFDLPRLSPLLHAEGRRQPPMFIATVGLDPLCDEGIAYASCAARAGSTVEHLHLPGHHHGIITAARTIPAARYLLDRAASFVRRLAETDGFEV, encoded by the coding sequence ATGACATCGGTGCACTGGTTGCCGCTGACCGAGGTGGCTGACGATGCGCGGGACGCCGTTCGGGCGTTCCGCGAACTGGGCGGGCGACACTACGGCAGCTTTTCCGTCGACCAGTCGCGCGTGAACTTCGTGCGGGCCTGCGAATTGAACGGCCTCGCCGCCGACGAAGCGGTTGCCCACGACGATATCGACGTTCCCGTCGCGGACGGCAGCATTCGGGTACGGCTCTATCGTCCGCCCGGCGGCGAGCGCGTCGAGGACAAACCGCTGGTCGTCTTCATTCACGGCGGCGGGTGGGTGATCGGCAGCGTGGATACGCATGACGGCATCTGCCGTCATCTCGCGCGGCACGGCGGGTGTGCTGTCGCGTCGGTGGAGTACCGGCTGGCGCCGGAGCACCGATGGCCGGTTCCGCTCGACGATTGCGAGCGGGCATTGGACTACCTGGCGGCCAACGCTTCTGCGCTCGCCATCGATGCGTCCCGGGTGATCCTGGCGGGCGACAGCGCCGGCGGCAATATGGCGACCCTCATCGCCAATGCGGCATCGGCGGCGGGACCCGCGATCATCGGGCAGGTCCTGTTCTATCCCGTGACGGACCTGACGGCGTCACTTCCGTCCTACCAGCGCATTCAAGGCGGATTTCCGCTGGTCGCCGAGTCGATGCGCTGGTTCCGGGAACACTATGTGCCGGCCGGCACGCCATTCGATCTTCCACGCCTGTCCCCGCTGCTGCATGCGGAGGGCCGGCGGCAGCCGCCGATGTTCATTGCCACGGTGGGGCTGGATCCGCTGTGTGACGAAGGCATTGCCTACGCGTCATGCGCGGCCCGCGCGGGGAGCACGGTCGAGCATCTCCATCTACCCGGGCATCATCACGGCATCATCACTGCGGCCCGCACGATCCCGGCAGCGAGATACCTGCTGGATCGCGCTGCTTCCTTTGTCCGGCGGCTTGCCGAAACCGACGGCTTCGAGGTTTGA
- a CDS encoding flavin-containing monooxygenase, translated as MTKNQADSGLPEHVEVLIIGAGISGLDAACHLRMNLPDRSFAILEAMDGFGGTWWTHRYPGARSDSDLYTYAFGFRPWQGRSIATAEEIHSYLGDVIKEYDLGSKIHYGHRVQTVSWSSEQKRWTVEVSRKDTGEHFSITTDFLWLGAGYYDHRKGFTPKWNGFDRYKGTVVHPQHWPEDLDYAGKRVVVIGSGATAATLIPAMAGTAAHVTMLQRSPTFFTAVPWTHQLDATLRELSLPEEWRSEILRRAHLKQTFDLINLSAANPDAVRDWLINETRQQLPEGFDVDKHFNPSYRPWQQRVAAVPEGDLFTAIRDGKASVVTDTIESFDESGIVLASGEHLQADIVVTATGFDMSAFGQIAFHLDGEPVDMTKRVSYRGMMIEGIPNMAFIYGYYRSSWTLRADLVCEFTCRVLAHMEKVGAKTVEPCLRAEDADMQRLPWTDPNNFNAGYVMRSQHQMHLRGDRMPWQHHFEYEEERQTIPELSPDAEVLVYR; from the coding sequence ATGACTAAGAATCAAGCAGATTCGGGTTTGCCTGAGCACGTAGAGGTACTAATCATCGGGGCGGGGATCTCGGGGCTCGATGCCGCTTGTCATCTTCGCATGAACTTGCCGGACCGCTCGTTCGCGATCCTGGAAGCCATGGATGGATTTGGCGGGACTTGGTGGACCCATCGCTACCCCGGCGCGCGTTCCGACAGCGACCTGTACACGTACGCATTCGGATTCCGCCCGTGGCAGGGCCGCTCGATCGCCACGGCGGAGGAGATCCACAGCTATCTGGGCGATGTCATCAAGGAATACGACCTCGGCTCGAAGATCCACTACGGGCATCGTGTTCAAACGGTGAGCTGGTCGAGCGAGCAGAAGCGCTGGACGGTCGAGGTGTCGCGCAAGGATACGGGCGAACACTTCTCGATCACCACGGACTTCCTGTGGCTGGGGGCGGGGTACTACGACCATCGCAAGGGCTTTACGCCGAAGTGGAACGGGTTCGACCGCTACAAGGGAACGGTCGTGCATCCGCAGCACTGGCCGGAAGACCTCGACTATGCCGGCAAGCGGGTGGTCGTGATCGGCTCGGGCGCGACCGCCGCGACGCTGATCCCGGCGATGGCCGGCACCGCGGCGCATGTGACGATGCTGCAACGGTCGCCGACGTTCTTCACGGCGGTTCCCTGGACCCACCAGCTGGACGCGACGCTTCGCGAACTGAGCCTGCCCGAGGAGTGGCGCTCCGAGATTCTGCGGCGTGCGCACCTGAAGCAGACGTTCGACCTGATCAACCTGTCCGCAGCGAACCCGGACGCCGTTCGCGACTGGCTGATCAACGAGACCCGGCAACAGCTGCCGGAAGGGTTCGACGTCGACAAGCACTTCAATCCCAGCTATCGCCCGTGGCAGCAGCGCGTGGCGGCGGTGCCGGAGGGCGACCTCTTCACGGCCATCCGGGACGGCAAGGCGTCCGTCGTGACGGACACCATCGAGTCGTTCGACGAAAGCGGCATCGTGCTGGCGTCGGGCGAGCACCTGCAGGCGGACATCGTCGTGACGGCGACGGGCTTCGACATGAGCGCGTTCGGCCAGATCGCGTTCCACCTCGACGGAGAACCGGTCGACATGACCAAGCGGGTCTCGTATCGGGGAATGATGATCGAGGGTATCCCGAACATGGCGTTCATCTACGGCTACTACCGGTCGAGCTGGACGTTGCGCGCCGATCTCGTCTGCGAATTTACCTGCCGCGTCCTCGCGCATATGGAGAAGGTGGGGGCGAAGACGGTGGAGCCGTGCCTGCGCGCCGAAGACGCCGACATGCAGCGGCTGCCGTGGACCGACCCGAACAACTTCAATGCCGGGTACGTGATGCGCTCGCAACACCAGATGCACTTGCGTGGCGATCGCATGCCGTGGCAGCACCACTTCGAGTACGAGGAGGAGCGC